The following are from one region of the Mycobacteriales bacterium genome:
- a CDS encoding HAMP domain-containing sensor histidine kinase encodes MTRRRTLAFRVALVTTVVAVVTVVVAGLVSFSLVRSAALGQARRSLGALATTVAVQRAQTGEVLRLHRQVRLLSAEKIRIAMITPAGAVVGDPLARDILTSGDVQGVLAGHDLSVTRRESGSTVLVEARPTGSSGVVLVQRQNDAAGLAAPVLRRTLLALLIGLVVAVIAGLLLARRLARPLQKAAGAAHDLAAGARDVRLVPEGPAEVAEVAESLNSLAAALERSEGRQREFLLSVSHELRTPLTAISGFAESLADGVTTGPDTAPVGATMLAEARRLERLVSDLLDLARLGADNFRIDLAPVELTALVRHAGAVWQARCRAERVRFRLEVPDHEVVTVTDPTRVRQIIDGLAENALRVTPPDAPIVLGLAVRGGAAYLALRDGGPGLTEDDLAVAFERSVLYDRYRGIRRVGTGVGLALVHGLATRLGGSAQAGRAPEGGASFVVRLPLRPAPAVEIGEFTVPQPPVPLDRAATARRSSDRGGEAGSIGGPG; translated from the coding sequence ATGACCCGCCGCCGGACGCTGGCCTTCCGGGTCGCGTTGGTGACCACGGTGGTCGCCGTGGTGACCGTCGTGGTCGCCGGCCTGGTGTCCTTCAGCCTCGTGCGGTCCGCGGCGCTCGGGCAGGCCCGGCGCAGCCTCGGCGCGCTCGCCACCACCGTCGCGGTCCAACGGGCCCAGACCGGCGAGGTACTCCGGCTGCACCGTCAGGTCCGCTTGCTCTCGGCCGAGAAGATCCGGATCGCCATGATCACCCCGGCCGGGGCCGTCGTCGGTGATCCGCTGGCCCGCGACATCCTCACCTCCGGCGACGTGCAGGGCGTGCTGGCCGGTCACGACCTGTCGGTCACCCGGCGCGAGTCGGGCAGCACGGTGCTCGTCGAGGCACGGCCGACCGGGTCGAGCGGCGTCGTGTTGGTGCAGCGGCAGAACGACGCGGCCGGCCTTGCCGCACCGGTGTTGCGCCGCACCCTGCTCGCGCTGCTGATCGGGCTCGTCGTGGCGGTCATCGCCGGGCTGCTGCTCGCCCGGCGGCTCGCCCGGCCGCTGCAGAAGGCCGCCGGCGCGGCCCACGACCTCGCCGCCGGAGCGCGCGACGTCCGGCTGGTGCCCGAGGGCCCGGCCGAGGTCGCCGAGGTGGCGGAGTCGCTGAACTCGTTGGCCGCCGCCCTGGAACGCAGCGAGGGTCGGCAGCGCGAATTCCTGCTGTCGGTGTCGCACGAGCTCCGGACTCCGCTGACCGCCATCTCCGGTTTCGCCGAATCACTCGCGGACGGGGTCACGACCGGCCCGGACACGGCTCCGGTCGGCGCCACGATGCTGGCCGAGGCGCGTCGGCTCGAGCGGCTGGTCAGCGACCTGCTCGACCTGGCCCGGCTCGGTGCCGACAACTTCCGCATCGACCTCGCCCCGGTCGAGCTCACGGCGCTGGTCCGGCACGCCGGCGCGGTCTGGCAGGCCCGGTGCCGGGCCGAGCGGGTGCGGTTCCGGCTCGAGGTTCCCGACCACGAGGTGGTCACCGTCACCGACCCGACCAGGGTCCGGCAGATCATCGACGGGTTGGCGGAGAACGCGCTGCGGGTCACCCCGCCGGACGCGCCCATCGTGCTCGGCCTCGCCGTGCGCGGCGGCGCGGCCTACCTCGCGCTCCGCGACGGCGGTCCGGGGCTGACCGAGGACGATCTCGCCGTCGCGTTCGAGCGCTCCGTGCTCTACGACCGCTACCGCGGGATCCGCCGGGTCGGCACCGGCGTGGGGTTGGCACTGGTGCACGGCCTGGCGACCCGGCTGGGCGGCTCCGCGCAGGCCGGCCGGGCACCGGAGGGGGGCGCCAGTTTCGTCGTACGGCTGCCGTTACGCCCCGCGCCGGCGGTCGAAATCGGGGAGTTCACCGTGCCGCAGCCACCGGTCCCGCTGGACCGCGCGGCGACCGCTCGTCGGTCGAGCGACAGAGGGGGGGAGGCGGGTTCGATCGGCGGACCTGGCTAG
- the trpC gene encoding indole-3-glycerol phosphate synthase TrpC produces MGQPFSLRGKTSIVSVLDEILVGVREDVATREAARPLAELKRLAAERPAPRDAMAVLRAPGVGVIAEVKRSSPSRGALAAIEDPAGLACEYAAGGARVISVLTEERRFHGSLADFDAVRRSVSVPLLRKDFVISSYQVHEARAHGADLVLLIVAALPQNALVGLVERVESLGMTALVEVHDEGEADRALEAGARVIGVNARDLRTLEVDRGVFERIAPGLPTRIVKIAESGVRGPHDLIGYAAAGADAVLVGEGLVTNASPRQAVADLVTAGSHPATPRPTR; encoded by the coding sequence ATGGGACAGCCGTTCAGCCTCCGAGGAAAGACGAGCATCGTGAGCGTTCTCGACGAGATCCTCGTAGGAGTCCGCGAAGACGTCGCCACTCGTGAGGCGGCCCGCCCGCTGGCGGAGTTGAAGCGGCTCGCAGCGGAGCGCCCCGCGCCCCGGGACGCGATGGCGGTCCTGCGCGCGCCCGGCGTCGGCGTCATCGCCGAGGTGAAGCGATCCAGCCCGTCGCGCGGCGCGCTGGCGGCGATCGAGGACCCGGCCGGGCTGGCGTGTGAATACGCCGCCGGTGGCGCCCGGGTCATCAGCGTGCTCACCGAGGAACGCCGGTTCCACGGGTCGCTGGCCGACTTCGACGCCGTACGCCGGTCGGTCAGCGTGCCGTTGCTGCGCAAAGACTTCGTCATCTCCTCCTATCAGGTGCACGAGGCGCGTGCCCACGGCGCCGACCTGGTGCTGCTGATCGTCGCCGCCCTGCCGCAGAACGCCCTGGTCGGCCTGGTCGAGCGGGTCGAGTCCCTGGGAATGACGGCGCTCGTCGAGGTTCATGACGAAGGTGAGGCCGACCGCGCACTGGAGGCCGGCGCGCGGGTCATCGGCGTCAACGCCCGCGACCTGCGCACCCTGGAGGTCGACCGCGGGGTCTTCGAGCGGATCGCCCCCGGCCTGCCGACCCGGATCGTGAAGATCGCCGAGTCCGGGGTACGCGGCCCGCACGACCTGATCGGCTACGCGGCCGCCGGCGCCGACGCGGTCCTGGTCGGCGAGGGGCTGGTCACCAACGCCAGCCCGCGGCAGGCGGTCGCCGACCTGGTGACCGCGGGATCGCACCCCGCCACACCCCGTCCGACCAGATGA
- a CDS encoding response regulator transcription factor, producing the protein MTEDHTAKGLVLVVEDEQAIAELERIYLVREGFGVQVETDGEAALSAVRRLRPVAVILDVALPGLDGTEVCRRMRADGDWTPVLFVTARDDEVDRVVGLELGGDDYVTKPFSPRELVARVKTVLRRARGEPEDTPLLTVGPVRIDPARRRAWVVEDEVTLTTTEFDLLAFLMRRPGRVYSREHLLSQVWGYAAVAGTRTVDVHVAQLRGKLGGASPIRTVRGVGYAAEPPGR; encoded by the coding sequence ATGACCGAGGACCACACCGCGAAGGGTCTGGTCCTCGTGGTGGAGGACGAGCAGGCGATCGCCGAGCTCGAACGGATCTACCTCGTCCGCGAGGGGTTCGGCGTCCAGGTGGAGACCGACGGCGAGGCCGCGCTCTCGGCGGTACGCCGGCTGCGCCCGGTGGCCGTGATCCTCGACGTCGCCCTCCCCGGCCTCGACGGGACCGAGGTCTGCCGCCGGATGCGCGCGGACGGCGACTGGACGCCCGTGCTCTTCGTCACCGCCCGCGACGACGAGGTCGACCGGGTGGTCGGACTCGAGCTCGGCGGCGACGACTACGTCACCAAGCCGTTCTCTCCGCGCGAATTGGTCGCCCGGGTGAAGACCGTGCTGCGGCGCGCGCGGGGCGAGCCCGAGGACACGCCACTGCTCACCGTCGGACCGGTGCGCATCGACCCGGCGCGGCGCCGGGCCTGGGTGGTCGAGGACGAGGTGACCCTGACCACCACCGAGTTCGACCTGCTCGCCTTCCTGATGCGCCGGCCGGGTCGGGTCTACAGCCGCGAGCACCTGCTCTCCCAGGTCTGGGGTTACGCCGCCGTGGCCGGCACCCGGACCGTCGACGTGCACGTCGCGCAGCTGCGCGGGAAGCTCGGCGGGGCCAGCCCGATCCGCACCGTCCGTGGCGTGGGCTACGCCGCGGAGCCACCGGGACGATGA